The Christiangramia flava JLT2011 genome has a segment encoding these proteins:
- the kdsA gene encoding 3-deoxy-8-phosphooctulonate synthase, which translates to MKLSKIPKIKHQNSDNFFLLCGPCAIEGEDMAMRIAERVVEITHKLEIPYVFKGSFKKANRSRIDSFTGIGDEKALKILRKVSETFDIPTVTDIHEISDAQLAAEYVDVLQIPAFLVRQTDLVVAAAETGKVVNLKKGQFMSPESMKHAVTKVTDCQNEQVMVTDRGTMFGYQDLIVDFRGIPTMREFAPVVLDVTHSLQQPNQSSGVTGGRPDMIETIARAGVVNHVDGLFIETHFDPANAKSDGANMLDLSHLEKLLSNLTAIRKTIKSL; encoded by the coding sequence ATGAAACTTTCCAAAATTCCGAAGATCAAACACCAAAACAGCGATAATTTCTTTTTGTTATGTGGCCCCTGCGCCATTGAAGGTGAAGATATGGCGATGCGAATTGCTGAACGTGTGGTCGAAATTACCCATAAACTGGAAATTCCTTATGTTTTCAAAGGTTCCTTCAAAAAGGCTAATCGCAGCCGCATCGATAGTTTTACCGGGATCGGAGATGAAAAAGCCCTGAAAATCCTTCGGAAGGTTTCTGAAACTTTTGATATTCCAACAGTGACTGATATTCATGAGATCAGCGACGCTCAACTCGCTGCGGAATATGTGGATGTCCTGCAGATCCCGGCATTCCTGGTGCGCCAGACCGACCTGGTTGTCGCGGCAGCAGAAACGGGAAAAGTCGTCAATCTGAAAAAAGGACAATTCATGAGTCCGGAAAGTATGAAACATGCCGTCACGAAGGTAACTGATTGCCAGAACGAGCAGGTGATGGTAACCGATCGTGGCACCATGTTCGGCTATCAGGATCTTATAGTGGATTTCCGCGGGATCCCTACCATGAGAGAATTCGCGCCAGTGGTACTTGATGTGACCCATTCCCTGCAACAGCCTAACCAGAGCAGCGGGGTAACCGGCGGCAGACCAGATATGATCGAAACCATAGCCCGCGCTGGTGTGGTAAACCATGTAGATGGTCTCTTTATTGAAACCCATTTCGATCCTGCCAATGCTAAAAGTGACGGTGCCAATATGCTGGATCTCTCGCATTTGGAAAAACTCCTAAGCAATCTCACA